The following are encoded in a window of Dysidea avara chromosome 4, odDysAvar1.4, whole genome shotgun sequence genomic DNA:
- the LOC136252701 gene encoding uncharacterized protein, whose translation MVNDGSYHYMEDLLALSSHQGAAGGSPLYASSHSPLVLESWRKLLIHHPYRMYVNYILSGIAEGFRIGFDRTHNLQKASENMPSKVPSVISEYLAREVSFNRMIKLPRGVYPQDVHISPLGAIPKKNKPGKWRLIVDLSSPTDHSINDGISLQLSSLSYASINHLSSIILHEHQGCFLVKADIKEAYRMLPIHPEDQPLLGVCWKDSVYIDCALPFGLRSAPKFFSAVADAVQWILQSKGISNSLHYLDDFILVARQEDEATLQKKKLVSLFEELGVPLELSKLEGPSQCLTFLGIEVDTVALQLRLPEEKLIILKELLWDCVERCCILKKSIRKKGLQSLVGMLQFATKVVRPGRPFLRRLYSIQEIGSNPSHNIRLNAPAKADLFWWFLFIERWNGISILWDVQRQTADMTVFSDASGSWGCGAYGSPHWFSLKWCQRLQPLSIAIKELIPVIFAAAIWGKFWSGKIVLFRVDNLAVVEAINSTFCKDLHLMHLIRLLVFFAAHHNFWFHAIHLAGSPSTVSSLNNSSPTNHPGDTEPHLDIHQLDEAVRGYFGAALAPSTHKTYAAAERRYLTFCNSFNLNPLPAKESTLCYFVACLGQQGLAHNSISTYLSGVRQLQISHGLGDPQVGQMPCLRQVLKGVKIEAGKKGKAPRARLPITPAILRKLKGVWFQSEPSFNTTMLWAASSVTFFSFCRSGEITVSPTYDPRTHLSLSDLSTDNNFNPSVISLKLKHSKTDQGRIGVKVVIGRTGDDICPVTALLAYLAWRGPQPGALFICDDGSPLLKSRFVEEVRSALTKAGLPAQDYAGHSFRIGAATTAATVGIQDSAIQTLGRWKSSSYQLYIRTAPQHMAAVSARLSSCRI comes from the exons ATGGTGAATGATGGCAGCTACCATTACATGGAAGACCTACTAGCTCTGAGTAGTCACCAAGGGGCAGCAGGTGGTTCACCCTTGTATGCTAGTAGTCACTCTCCTTTAGTGTTGGAGAGCTGGAGGAAGCTGCTAATACACCACCCATACAGAATGTATGTTAATTACATATTGAGCGGAATTGCAGAAGGCTTCCGGATTGGCTTTGATAGGACACATAATCTGCAGAAAGCATCTGAAAATATGCCATCCAAAGTGCCGTCAGTTATCTCAGAATACCTGGCCAGAGAGGTATCTTTCAACAGAATGATCAAGCTTCCTAGAGGAGTTTATCCCCAAGATGTTCACATCAGCCCACTGGGTGCCATTCCAAAAAAGAACAAACCAGGCAAGTGGAGATTAATTGTGGACCTATCCTCTCCTACGGATCATAGTATAAATGATGGCATCTCTCTCCAATTGTCCAGTTTATCGTATGCTTCTATTAACCATCTATCCTCCATAATACTGCATGAACACCAGGGTTGCTTTCTAGTTAAAGCAGATATCAAGGAAGCTTACAGAATGCTTCCCATCCATCCTGAAGACCAACCTCTCCTTGGAGTATGTTGGAAGGACTCAGTGTATATTGACTGTGCACTGCCTTTTGGCTTGAGGTCAGCTCCCAAATTTTTTTCTGCTGTGGCTGACGCAGTGCAGTGGATCCTCCAGAGCAAGGGAATCAGTAATAGTCTCCATTACCTGGATGACTTCATTCTTGTAGCCAGACAAGAAGACGAGGCTACCCTCCAGAAGAAAAAACTGGTATCCTTATTTGAGGAGTTAGGAGTTCCACTAGAACTATCCAAACTGGAAGGTCCATCCCAGTGTTTGACCTTCCTTGGCATAGAGGTAGACACAGTGGCACTGCAGCTCAGACTACCAGAGGAAAAGTTAATCATACTTAAAGAGCTGTTATGGGACTGTGTTGAAAGGTGTTGCATTCTGAAGAAGTCCATTCGCAAGAAAGGCCTTCAGAGCTTGGTGGGAATGCTCCAGTTTGCTACAAAAGTGGTCCGCCCAGGCAGACCTTTCCTCCGCAGATTGTACTCCATACAAGAGATTGGAAGCAACCCATCTCACAATATTCGCTTAAATGCTCCAGCAAAAGCAGATCTTTTCTGGTGGTTCCTCTTCATCGAGAGATGGAATGGCATATCCATCCTGTGGGATGTGCAAAGACAGACCGCAGACATGACAGTGTTTTCGGACGCATCAGGATCATGGGGTTGTGGAGCCTACGGATCCCCACACTGGTTTTCCTTAAAGTGGTGTCAGAGACTTCAGCCACTCTCTATAGCTATCAAGGAATTGATCCCAGTTATTTTTGCTGCTGCCATATGGGGAAAGTTCTGGTCAGGCAAGATAGTACTGTTCAGAGTAGATAACTTGGCAGTGGTAGAAGCAATCAACTCTACCTTCTGCAAAGACCTTCACCTCATGCACCTGATTCGTTTATTGGTCTTCTTTGCAGCCCATCACAATTTCTGGTTCCATGCAATTCACCTAGCTG GCTCCCCAAGCACTGTCTCATCCCTCAATAATTCCTCCCCCACTAATCACCCTGGTGACACAGAACCTCACTTGGACATCCATCAGCTGGATGAAGCTGTTCGAGGATACTTTGGAGCTGCTTTAGCTCCCTCTACTCACAAGACCTACGCTGCAGCTGAACGTCGCTATCTCACTTTTTGTAATAGTTTCAACCTCAATCCTCTACCAGCCAAAGAGAGTACACTCTGTTACTTTGTAGCATGCCTCGGTCAACAGGGCTTGGCCCACAACTCCATAAGCACCTACCTTTCTGGTGTTCGGCAACTACAGATCTCTCATGGACTAGGCGATCCTCAAGTGGGCCAAATGCCATGTCTAAGGCAGGTACTAAAAGGTGTCAAAATTGAAGCTGGAAAAAAGGGAAAAGCACCCCGTGCTCGGCTGCCAATAACTCCAGCTATCCTTCGAAAACTTAAGGGAGTGTGGTTTCAATCAGAACCCTCTTTTAATACCACAATGTTATGGGCAGCTTCATCAGTGACATTTTTCTCTTTCTGCCGCTCAGGAGAGATTACAGTCAGTCCAACATACGACCCCAGAACACACTTGTCCCTGAGTGACCTCTCGACAGACAACAATTTCAATCCATCAGTGATatcactaaaactaaaacaCTCAAAAACTGACCAGGGCAGAATAGGTGTCAAAGTTGTCATAGGGAGAACGGGGGATGACATCTGTCCAGTGACCGCATTGTTAGCATATCTGGCATGGCGAGGCCCCCAACCAGGTGCCCTGTTCATCTGTGACGATGGCTCACCTTTACTGAAGTCAAGATTTGTGGAGGAAGTTCGGTCTGCACTGACTAAGGCTGGCCTCCCAGCTCAGGACTATGCAGGTCACAGTTTTCGAATAGGAGCTGCCACTACCGCAGCTACGGTGGGAATTCAAGATTCGGCTATACAAACTCTGGGCAGGTGGAAGAGTTCATCTTATCAGCTATATATCAGGACTGCTCCACAACACATGGCCGCTGTCTCAGCAAGGCTATCATCATGCAGGATCTGA